The window AGTACAAGCTGCTCTGGCACCTTCTCTTTTGGCTCACCTTTTGGGTGTACAAGGGCTTAGTTTATGGTACCATTGACAATGACTATGAGGTGCGTTTTGCCTCCGCCCTGATCGAATTGCCGATCAAAATTGTAGCTGCCTATTTCACCCTTTATGTGCTGATCGATAAATTTCTGCTAAAGAGAAGATATAGTCTTTTTCTGGGCTCTCTAGTGGCCTCTATGATAGGCTTTGGTTTGCTGCAGCGAATCTTGATCTACCACACCGTGAATCCAATTTTTTATCCCGAGGTCTTGCCGAGTCCTGTCTTTTATATTCCAAAACTCTTAATAACCATCTTTACGATTTATTCTATTGTGGCCTTGGTGGCTAGTTTTCACCTCATCAAGCATGCCTACAATAACCTTCAGGTAACCCGGCAGCTGCAACAGGCAGCCCAAGCACTTGAAAATGAAAAACTAGAGGCCGAACTCAAGCTGCTGAAATCACAGGTAAATCCGCATTTCCTGTTTAATACGCTCAACAACCTCTACGTATTGACTCTTAGTAATTCGCAGAAAGCCCCTGAAACTGTGTACAAGCTTTCGCAACTGATGAGCTACATGCTGTACGAAAGCAATCAGCAGTTTGTGCCCCTGGAAAAGGAGGTGCAGTACATCGAAAATTACTTAGCGCTGGAAAAAATCAGGTATGGCAAACGGCTCGATGTTTCGCTGAATGTTTTTGGGGAGATTACGGGCATACAAATAGCACCGCTGCTGATCTTGCCTTTTGTAGAAAACTGCTTTAAACATGGGGTAAGCAACCAACTCGAAGGGGGCTGGATCAGGATCGATCTCTCGATGCAGGAAGAGCAGCTGGTGCTAAAGGTTGAGAACAGCAAGAGCAACTACCTGGCCAATGCAGCCATCCGCGAGGGAGGAATTGGCCTGAAAAACGTGAAGAAGCGGTTGGAGTTGGTATATGGAGAAAACCATAGCCTTAATATCCATAACGAAGAAGATTCCTATCTGGTAGTTTTGAAAATAAAGCTTATGCCTAGGCTATCCCTCAAGAAAGTTCCGGAAGCTGCTGTTGGAGCGTCGAGGCATGAACTCAATCCCTTGAACACGTCGTTATGAATTGTTTGGTAGTAGATGACGAGCCTTTAGCCCGGCAGTTATTGGAGTCGTACATCGCCAGGGTAGACGGGCTGGTGCTGGTGAAAAGCTGCGCCAATGCCCTGGAAGCCTTTAGTATTCTACAACACCAGCCCGTGGACCTACTGTTCCTCGACATCCAGATGCCACTGGTTACGGGCATTGATTTACTCAAAAGCCAGAGTATAAGATCTCGGGTAATTTTCACCACAGCCTACCGCGATTATGCTATTGAGGCATACGATCTGGATGTGGTAGATTACTTATTAAAACCGATCCATTTTGAGCGATTCTTGAAGTCTATTGCTAAGATCTATCAGTTTAAAGAACCCTTTGGACTGCTGGAAGAACATGCTCCCATTGCTCAAGGCTACGAAGATGCCTATATTTTTTTAAAGGAAAACCGCGAGATGGTAAAAGTCTTTCTCAAGGATATCCTCTACATTGAGAGTCTTCGAGATTATGTGCGGGTTAAAACCCTGGATAAACAGGTAATCAGCTACCAGAAAATTAGCTACCTCGAGCAGAAGCTGCCTGAAAATAAATTCATTCGTGTGCACCGTTCCTTCATCGTAGCTCTTGATCTGATTAAAAGTTTTACGCTTTCGAGTGTTAGGGTAGGTACTTTAGAAATTCCTATCGGGCGTAACTATAAGACGGAAGTGCTCAAAGCCCTCAACAAAAATAATATACTTCGGGAAGATAGTTTTTAGCAGGGGCAATGGTCTATCTCCATCTTTTTTCTTCGACTAGCATAAGCATACTCACACCATTGCACAAGCTTGCTGGAAATGAATTCCGGTCCATTATCCACTCTGATTTGACCAGGTGCCCCTCTATACTCCACTACCTCTTCCAGCACCCGTATTACCCTTTCTGCAGGCAGGGCTGAATCTACTTCAATGGCCAGAGCCTCTATGCGGTCCGCCGCTGCGGTTGTAATCATCGATAAGATTCAGTGTCCGGAATCTTCTGCCTGACATCAGGCTGTCACTCATGATATCACAGAATTACAGGCTTAAGCATCATGGAAAATAAAAAAATAAAAAGCCAGGATAGTTGTTATATTGAGTAAAGAAGTGAGGCTATGGTAACAGTGATAAAAAAGGGCACGCCCCGAGACGAAAAAAAGAAAGATGAATGAGGCTATTTCAAAGTCGCCTAAGGGTGACATCATGAAATACGCTGGTAAACTGCAAACGGACATTGACCCGCTTGAATATCAAAAGCAAATGAGAGATTTCTGACTTGATACCAATGAGTAAAAATATAATAGTCTTTATTTTTATTATAATCAGTGTGTCTTCCTGCAATAAGGATTGTATAACGATTGACAAAGTAGGATGTAAAGACACTGTACCCGAGGAAGATTGTCATGCTGCTTTTGATAGATGGTTTTTTGATTCTAAAAAGGATGCTTGTAAAAAGATTGCTTATAGCGGATGTTCACAACTAGGCTTTGCAACAGAGCAGGAATGTGAAGAATGTAAATGTAGATAAGGCAGGTTATCTAAAAAGAAAGATAAGCTGTTGCCAACAACAGAATAAATCAATCGGTCCCAGAGCTTTTAGCCACCCTTGTGCAGGCAATGGACTTTGCATGCTTTAACAACAGCTGGTGCCGGGTTGCCTGCTTTAGTCAAAGACTGTTGAGTAATGAAAAGGATAAATGACACCTGAAGAGAACTTAGAAAAATTTGGTTATAAACTTCCGAATGTATCAACACCAGGAGGAAGTTATGTTTCTGTAAATGTTCGGGAAAACATTGCTTACATTGCTATTCAGTTTCCAATACTGAACGAAGAATATTTTTATCAGGGAAGATTAGGAAATGAGATCTCGACAGATGAAGGATATAAGGCAATGGAATTATGTGCATTGAATGTTCTAGCTCAGGTTGATAAAAAAGTTGGATTTGAACGAATTGTAGGACTTAATCACATTGATGTTTACTATCAGTCAGGAGAAGATTGGGACGAATCGCCTCTAGTAGTCAATGGAGCTTCAGACTTGTTTATGAAAATTTTAGAAAGTAAGGGAGAACATTCAAGATCAATATTTGGAGTTCATAAGTTACCGAGAAATTTTAGTGTA of the Flammeovirgaceae bacterium 311 genome contains:
- a CDS encoding transposase (COG2801 Transposase and inactivated derivatives), which gives rise to MITTAAADRIEALAIEVDSALPAERVIRVLEEVVEYRGAPGQIRVDNGPEFISSKLVQWCEYAYASRRKKMEIDHCPC
- a CDS encoding endoribonuclease L-PSP (COG0251 Putative translation initiation inhibitor, yjgF family), with translation MTPEENLEKFGYKLPNVSTPGGSYVSVNVRENIAYIAIQFPILNEEYFYQGRLGNEISTDEGYKAMELCALNVLAQVDKKVGFERIVGLNHIDVYYQSGEDWDESPLVVNGASDLFMKILESKGEHSRSIFGVHKLPRNFSVGLTASFTIRNE
- a CDS encoding signal transduction histidine kinase (COG3275 Putative regulator of cell autolysis); this translates as MDVKFGADLYKKYKLLWHLLFWLTFWVYKGLVYGTIDNDYEVRFASALIELPIKIVAAYFTLYVLIDKFLLKRRYSLFLGSLVASMIGFGLLQRILIYHTVNPIFYPEVLPSPVFYIPKLLITIFTIYSIVALVASFHLIKHAYNNLQVTRQLQQAAQALENEKLEAELKLLKSQVNPHFLFNTLNNLYVLTLSNSQKAPETVYKLSQLMSYMLYESNQQFVPLEKEVQYIENYLALEKIRYGKRLDVSLNVFGEITGIQIAPLLILPFVENCFKHGVSNQLEGGWIRIDLSMQEEQLVLKVENSKSNYLANAAIREGGIGLKNVKKRLELVYGENHSLNIHNEEDSYLVVLKIKLMPRLSLKKVPEAAVGASRHELNPLNTSL
- a CDS encoding LytTR family two component transcriptional regulator (COG3279 Response regulator of the LytR/AlgR family), translated to MNCLVVDDEPLARQLLESYIARVDGLVLVKSCANALEAFSILQHQPVDLLFLDIQMPLVTGIDLLKSQSIRSRVIFTTAYRDYAIEAYDLDVVDYLLKPIHFERFLKSIAKIYQFKEPFGLLEEHAPIAQGYEDAYIFLKENREMVKVFLKDILYIESLRDYVRVKTLDKQVISYQKISYLEQKLPENKFIRVHRSFIVALDLIKSFTLSSVRVGTLEIPIGRNYKTEVLKALNKNNILREDSF